The Sphingomonas sp. So64.6b genome includes a region encoding these proteins:
- a CDS encoding isocitrate lyase, with product MTYQNHITQTAQLIKSQNGAWDGIDAEAVARMRVQNRFQTGLDIARYNAAIMRKDMAAYDADPANYTQSLGCWHGFIAQQKMISIKKHFGSTERRYLYLSGWMIAALRSEFGPLPDQSMHEKTSVPALIEELYTFLRQADARELGGMFREIDAARDSGDEVAEQRLLQAVENYQTHVVPIIADIDAGFGNAEATYLLARKMIEAGACALQIENQVSDEKQCGHQDGKVTVPHEDFLAKVRACRYAFLELGVEDGIIVTRTDSLGAGLTKQIAVSKEPGDLGDQYNSFLDCEEIDPSTARNGDVILNRDGKLLRPKRLPSNLFQFRAGTGEDRCVLDCINSLQHGADLLWIETEKPHIEQIAGMVDRIREVIPNAKLVYNNSPSFNWTLNFRQQVFDAWAAEGKDVSAYDRAKLMSVDYDGTTLGDEADERIRTFQADSAKRAGIFHHLITLPTYHTAALSTDNLAKEYFGDQGMLGYVRGVQRKEIREGIACVKHQNMSGSDIGDDHKEYFAGEAALKAGGAHNTMNQFAA from the coding sequence ATGACCTACCAGAACCACATCACGCAAACGGCTCAGCTGATCAAAAGCCAGAACGGCGCCTGGGACGGGATCGACGCGGAAGCCGTCGCGCGGATGCGGGTACAGAACCGTTTCCAGACCGGGCTCGATATTGCGCGCTACAACGCAGCGATCATGCGCAAGGATATGGCGGCCTATGATGCCGATCCGGCCAACTACACCCAGTCGCTGGGCTGCTGGCATGGATTCATCGCTCAGCAGAAGATGATCAGCATCAAGAAGCATTTTGGATCGACCGAGCGTCGTTATCTCTATCTGTCGGGCTGGATGATCGCCGCGCTGCGTTCCGAATTCGGTCCGCTGCCCGATCAATCGATGCATGAGAAGACCAGCGTTCCGGCGTTGATCGAGGAACTCTATACCTTCCTGCGTCAGGCCGATGCGCGCGAGTTGGGCGGCATGTTCCGAGAAATCGACGCGGCGCGCGACTCCGGTGACGAAGTGGCCGAGCAGCGACTCCTTCAGGCGGTAGAAAATTACCAGACGCACGTCGTGCCGATCATTGCCGATATCGATGCCGGCTTCGGTAATGCCGAGGCGACCTATCTGCTCGCCAGGAAGATGATCGAGGCGGGCGCGTGTGCGCTGCAAATCGAGAACCAGGTCAGCGACGAAAAACAATGCGGCCATCAGGACGGCAAAGTCACGGTGCCGCATGAGGACTTTCTGGCGAAGGTTCGGGCATGCCGCTACGCCTTCCTCGAGCTTGGCGTCGAGGACGGCATCATCGTCACGCGTACCGACTCGCTCGGCGCCGGCCTGACCAAGCAGATCGCGGTGAGCAAGGAACCGGGCGATCTCGGCGACCAGTATAATTCGTTCCTCGATTGCGAGGAGATCGATCCGAGCACGGCGCGTAACGGCGATGTGATTCTCAATCGCGACGGCAAGCTGTTGCGTCCGAAGCGCCTGCCGTCGAACCTGTTCCAGTTCCGCGCCGGCACTGGTGAGGATCGCTGCGTACTCGATTGCATCAATTCGCTGCAGCATGGTGCCGACCTGTTGTGGATCGAGACCGAGAAGCCACATATCGAGCAGATCGCCGGCATGGTCGATCGCATCCGCGAGGTCATTCCGAACGCCAAGCTGGTCTATAACAACTCGCCATCATTCAACTGGACGCTGAATTTCCGCCAGCAGGTGTTCGATGCCTGGGCTGCCGAAGGCAAGGATGTGTCGGCCTATGATCGCGCCAAGCTGATGAGCGTCGATTATGACGGCACGACACTGGGCGACGAAGCCGATGAGCGGATCCGAACTTTCCAGGCGGATTCGGCCAAGCGCGCGGGTATCTTCCATCACCTGATCACGCTGCCGACCTATCACACCGCGGCACTGTCGACCGACAATCTCGCCAAGGAATATTTCGGCGACCAAGGCATGCTCGGTTACGTCAGGGGCGTGCAGCGCAAGGAAATCCGCGAGGGCATCGCCTGTGTGAAGCATCAGAACATGTCGGGCTCCGACATTGGTGACGATCACAAGGAGTATTTCGCCGGTGAGGCTGCGCTGAAAGCGGGCGGCGCGCACAATACGATGAACCAATTCGCCGCCTGA
- a CDS encoding TonB-dependent receptor, with translation MSKVIFARKSLFLGAAVGALLCAGVASAQDAPVAAAPEAASGDGLQDIVVTAERRSENLQKVPLSVAVVGGEELRNFQTGGEDILSLAGRVPGLYAETTTGRIFPRFYIRGLGNIDFYLGASQPVSIIQDDVVLEHVVLKSNPVFDVNQVEVLRGPQGSLFGRNTTAGIIKFDTIRPSNEFSARASASYGSYNTVTFDGGIGGPIAGDVLSLRISALYQHRDDWVDNTYVAPATFPSTDGTVSPKKNAMGGFNEKDIRVQLLYTPDSDFSLLLSAHKRDYDGTSTIFHRGALKKGSNDISAEPRDRIALDEAQNNPQAYKTSGGQLKMNYDFGPVALTSITAVEGALGYSRGDTDGGAGVNFPFSVAPAVPAPNGFGQSQGNLRGLTQFTQELRLASDGDGPFKWQIGGMYFDQRDVTEFYQRTYFLLPNQPTYNPNNFVRLHDVNTSWAIFGQASYQVTPALTITAGGRITEDKKQTRLVRSVLNATGKTDMFPVTAPRFVELKDTQPSWDISALYEVSPDFSIYARVARGFRGPTIQGRSAVFNSAFTTAQSETIVSWEGGFKSKLFNDTLRFNASAFYYTVNDIQLNGNDSNGNGVLFNADKAKAYGMEADLDLRPIRNLTLTAGLSLLHSEIKDKRVFAQACSLNGVLVCTVQDPIVSRNPADGKTTPGITYYGPNTTYFAQIDGNPLPNAPKYTVDFTGRYDLPISDSGKVFIATDWNLQGYTNLVLYKTKEFYANGNFEGGVKVGYTGGNGDWEIALFGRNITNEKNLKGVIENYMAAVFNEPRVVGISFSGKLH, from the coding sequence GTGTCCAAGGTCATTTTCGCGCGCAAGTCATTGTTCCTCGGTGCTGCGGTCGGTGCGTTGCTCTGCGCGGGCGTCGCGTCGGCGCAGGATGCGCCCGTCGCCGCCGCACCGGAAGCAGCGTCGGGCGATGGTCTCCAGGACATCGTGGTCACCGCCGAGCGTCGCTCGGAAAACCTCCAAAAGGTGCCGCTCTCGGTTGCAGTCGTCGGCGGCGAGGAATTGCGCAATTTCCAAACGGGTGGTGAGGACATCCTGTCGCTCGCCGGGCGCGTTCCCGGCCTGTATGCCGAAACCACCACCGGCCGTATTTTCCCACGCTTCTACATTCGCGGTCTCGGCAATATCGATTTCTACCTCGGCGCGTCGCAGCCGGTGTCGATCATTCAGGACGATGTCGTGCTCGAGCATGTCGTGCTGAAGTCGAACCCGGTGTTCGACGTCAATCAGGTCGAAGTGCTGCGCGGTCCGCAAGGGTCGCTGTTCGGCCGCAATACCACGGCGGGTATCATCAAGTTCGATACGATCCGCCCATCGAATGAATTCTCCGCCCGGGCTTCGGCATCGTATGGCAGCTACAACACTGTGACTTTCGACGGCGGCATCGGTGGCCCGATTGCCGGTGACGTGCTCTCGCTGCGCATCTCGGCGCTATACCAGCATCGCGATGACTGGGTCGACAACACCTATGTCGCTCCAGCGACCTTCCCAAGCACTGACGGCACCGTATCGCCGAAGAAGAACGCGATGGGTGGCTTCAACGAAAAGGACATTCGTGTCCAGTTGCTCTACACGCCGGACAGCGACTTCTCGCTGCTGCTCTCGGCGCATAAGCGCGATTATGACGGCACCTCGACCATCTTCCACCGTGGCGCGCTGAAGAAGGGTTCGAACGACATCTCGGCCGAACCGCGCGACCGCATCGCGCTCGACGAAGCGCAGAACAATCCGCAGGCCTACAAGACCTCGGGCGGACAGCTGAAGATGAACTATGACTTCGGTCCGGTCGCGCTCACGTCGATCACCGCGGTCGAAGGCGCGCTTGGTTATAGCCGTGGTGATACCGACGGCGGTGCTGGCGTAAACTTTCCGTTCAGCGTGGCTCCCGCGGTGCCCGCACCCAACGGCTTCGGGCAGAGCCAGGGCAATCTGCGCGGGCTCACTCAGTTCACGCAGGAACTGCGTCTCGCCAGCGACGGCGACGGCCCGTTCAAATGGCAGATCGGCGGCATGTATTTCGATCAGCGCGACGTAACCGAATTCTATCAGCGCACCTACTTTCTGCTGCCGAATCAACCGACTTATAACCCGAACAATTTCGTCCGGCTGCACGATGTAAACACGTCATGGGCGATATTCGGCCAGGCGAGTTATCAGGTGACTCCGGCGCTCACCATCACCGCTGGCGGCCGCATCACCGAAGACAAGAAGCAGACGCGGCTGGTGCGCAGCGTTTTAAATGCGACCGGCAAGACCGACATGTTCCCGGTAACCGCGCCGCGCTTCGTCGAATTGAAGGACACTCAGCCAAGCTGGGATATCTCGGCTCTGTATGAGGTCAGCCCGGACTTCAGCATCTACGCCCGCGTCGCTCGCGGTTTCCGTGGTCCGACCATTCAAGGCCGTTCGGCGGTGTTCAATTCGGCCTTCACGACCGCCCAGTCGGAGACGATCGTTTCGTGGGAAGGCGGCTTTAAGAGCAAGCTGTTCAACGATACGCTGCGCTTCAATGCCAGTGCGTTCTACTATACCGTCAACGACATTCAGCTGAACGGCAACGATTCCAACGGTAACGGGGTCCTGTTCAATGCGGACAAGGCCAAGGCTTATGGAATGGAGGCCGATCTCGACTTGCGTCCGATCCGTAACCTCACCCTGACGGCGGGTCTCAGCTTGCTGCACAGCGAGATCAAGGACAAGCGCGTCTTTGCTCAGGCTTGCAGTCTGAACGGTGTGCTTGTCTGCACCGTCCAGGATCCGATCGTTTCGCGTAACCCGGCAGACGGGAAGACCACGCCGGGCATTACTTACTACGGTCCGAACACCACATACTTCGCGCAGATCGACGGCAATCCGCTGCCCAACGCGCCGAAATATACCGTCGATTTCACCGGCCGCTACGACCTGCCGATCAGCGACAGCGGCAAGGTGTTCATCGCGACCGACTGGAATTTGCAGGGCTACACCAACCTGGTCCTGTACAAGACCAAGGAATTCTACGCGAACGGCAACTTCGAAGGCGGCGTGAAGGTGGGATACACCGGCGGCAATGGCGACTGGGAAATCGCGCTGTTCGGCCGCAACATCACCAATGAGAAGAACCTCAAGGGCGTGATCGAGAATTACATGGCGGCGGTGTTTAACGAACCCCGCGTCGTCGGCATCTCGTTCAGCGGCAAGCTGCACTAA
- a CDS encoding MBOAT family protein, whose protein sequence is MLFNSVTFLGLFLPIICILYWQLKGNARLWLLLLGSTTFYGFWRIEFVPLMLGSAVMDYYLALLIDRQEDPIKRKRLMQVSLVVNLGILGFFKYFIFFRNSVFSLAEVLGFHPSFTTINIILPLGISFYIFQTLSYTIDVYRRDLPPERNMLRYLTFVTFYPHLVAGPIMRPDILIPQLKDPAPFDGQQVRRGIERIIAGLFLKVVLADTIAGFVDQGFGGNIAQMSAFDAWTLAFLFGFQIYFDFAGYSSIAIGSAMIMNIYVPENFNFPYVATSPREFWKRWHISLSTWIRDYVYIPLMGRYREPGHGAWDTLAESSENVPGAAKVTEGKRTRALFSTWAIMGLWHGANWTFVLWGVYHAAMVWAQRVISPRIRMPGGVIGALIGVAITLPLMMAAWIPFRAVSLHDTFTLWGKMLDPRQYHAFGLAPNSYMMAAALTVSMFIVWFVRDRIVPRFAANGTPLVVAKTAYLTVAIAIVFVMLEVKSAFIYFQF, encoded by the coding sequence ATGCTGTTCAATTCAGTCACCTTTCTCGGCCTGTTCCTGCCGATCATCTGCATCCTGTATTGGCAGTTAAAGGGTAACGCCCGGCTCTGGCTGCTGCTGCTCGGCAGCACGACCTTTTATGGTTTCTGGCGAATCGAATTCGTGCCGCTGATGCTCGGCAGTGCGGTGATGGATTATTATCTCGCGCTGCTGATCGACCGGCAGGAGGATCCGATCAAGCGCAAGCGGCTGATGCAGGTCAGCCTTGTGGTGAATCTCGGAATTCTCGGATTCTTCAAATATTTCATCTTCTTCCGCAACAGCGTCTTCTCGCTCGCCGAAGTGCTGGGCTTCCATCCCAGCTTCACCACGATCAACATCATCCTGCCGCTCGGCATCAGCTTCTATATCTTCCAGACGCTGAGCTACACGATCGACGTTTACCGCCGCGATCTGCCGCCGGAGCGCAACATGCTGCGCTACCTGACCTTCGTGACCTTCTATCCGCATCTGGTCGCTGGGCCGATCATGCGCCCGGACATTCTGATCCCGCAGTTGAAGGACCCTGCCCCATTCGATGGCCAGCAGGTCCGCCGCGGCATCGAACGCATCATCGCCGGCCTGTTCCTCAAGGTCGTGCTGGCCGACACGATCGCCGGGTTCGTCGACCAGGGTTTTGGCGGCAATATCGCGCAAATGAGCGCGTTCGACGCCTGGACGCTCGCCTTTCTGTTCGGTTTCCAGATCTATTTCGATTTCGCCGGCTATTCGTCGATCGCGATCGGCTCGGCGATGATCATGAACATCTATGTGCCGGAGAATTTCAACTTCCCCTATGTCGCTACCTCGCCGCGCGAATTCTGGAAGCGCTGGCATATCTCGCTGTCCACCTGGATCCGCGATTATGTCTATATCCCGCTGATGGGCCGCTACCGCGAGCCCGGGCATGGCGCCTGGGACACGCTGGCCGAGAGCTCGGAGAATGTACCGGGCGCCGCCAAGGTAACCGAGGGCAAGCGCACCCGCGCGCTCTTCTCCACCTGGGCGATCATGGGCCTGTGGCACGGCGCCAACTGGACCTTCGTCCTGTGGGGCGTCTACCACGCGGCAATGGTCTGGGCGCAGCGCGTCATCTCGCCGCGCATCCGCATGCCCGGTGGCGTGATCGGTGCGCTGATCGGCGTCGCGATCACTTTGCCCCTGATGATGGCAGCATGGATCCCGTTCCGCGCGGTCAGTCTGCACGATACTTTCACCTTGTGGGGCAAGATGCTCGATCCGCGCCAATATCACGCCTTCGGGCTCGCCCCGAACAGCTATATGATGGCGGCGGCACTCACGGTGTCGATGTTCATCGTCTGGTTTGTCCGCGACCGCATCGTGCCACGCTTCGCCGCCAACGGTACGCCGCTGGTCGTCGCGAAGACCGCCTATCTGACCGTGGCGATCGCGATTGTGTTCGTGATGCTCGAGGTCAAGAGCGCCTTTATCTACTTCCAGTTCTGA
- a CDS encoding SGNH/GDSL hydrolase family protein: MLALGSLEYARTHILIKLADAGFGAETAGFAQRGQITQCSDAVDSNRCVATWTKAGKPPTVLWFGNSQLSGINRYQPGDVNAPELLRRALAERGKYLVTYSQPNANLTEEAIVWNAVAPTYRPKLLILPVCYDDIRELGVRDTIGDFTERPEVTASLESRPYWPVIAPSMQQSLKASSPQAAESHQSLQTRVEGKATRFLARHWPLWRSKPSLRGTLGFAVHTLRNQMLGIHSTSKRPVDANVYRDRMELLDGMVADARAQGADVLLYVPPYRQDIDGPYPMAQYRKFKAELKALAERHGAGFVDIDPVVPGPEWATVTDELFGFKEADFMHFTAAGHKRLAAGIDQAARRMGY; this comes from the coding sequence GTGCTCGCGCTGGGGTCACTCGAATATGCCCGCACCCATATCCTGATCAAACTGGCGGATGCGGGCTTTGGCGCGGAAACTGCCGGCTTCGCGCAGCGCGGTCAAATCACGCAATGCAGCGATGCGGTCGACAGCAACAGGTGTGTCGCCACCTGGACCAAGGCCGGCAAGCCACCGACAGTGCTGTGGTTCGGCAATTCGCAGCTCTCCGGCATCAATCGCTATCAACCGGGCGACGTCAACGCACCTGAACTGCTGCGTCGTGCGCTGGCCGAGCGCGGCAAATATCTCGTCACCTATAGCCAGCCCAATGCGAACCTGACCGAAGAAGCGATCGTTTGGAATGCGGTCGCCCCGACATACCGTCCGAAACTGCTCATCCTGCCGGTATGCTATGACGATATCCGCGAACTCGGCGTGCGCGATACGATCGGCGACTTCACCGAACGCCCTGAAGTTACCGCCAGCCTCGAATCGCGACCCTATTGGCCCGTCATCGCTCCTTCGATGCAGCAAAGCCTGAAAGCGTCGTCGCCTCAGGCGGCCGAAAGCCACCAATCGCTGCAGACCAGAGTAGAGGGTAAAGCAACGCGCTTCCTGGCCCGGCATTGGCCGCTCTGGCGGTCCAAGCCTTCGCTACGCGGCACGCTTGGTTTCGCGGTCCACACGTTGCGCAACCAGATGCTCGGCATCCATTCGACCAGCAAGCGGCCGGTCGATGCCAATGTCTATCGCGACCGCATGGAACTGCTTGACGGCATGGTCGCCGATGCGCGGGCGCAGGGAGCGGATGTGCTGCTCTATGTGCCGCCCTATCGCCAGGACATCGATGGCCCCTATCCGATGGCGCAGTACCGCAAGTTCAAGGCCGAGTTGAAGGCGCTCGCCGAACGCCACGGCGCGGGGTTCGTCGATATCGACCCGGTCGTGCCGGGGCCCGAATGGGCGACCGTCACCGACGAGCTGTTCGGCTTCAAGGAGGCCGATTTCATGCACTTCACCGCCGCCGGCCACAAACGCCTCGCCGCTGGAATCGACCAGGCCGCGCGCCGGATGGGATACTGA
- a CDS encoding acyltransferase: MTEAAGRRDYLPELDGLRALSVGFVLLVHASYGRLQGGFLGVDIFFVISGYLITRLMMLERAATGRVDLREFYLRRVFRIIPPLLACLILAMLLWTGTLADRLPVAVAVMAFFANFLPAEMLGSLGHTWSLAIEEQFYVVWPIVFILASHRVSKSAAIIAALVIVSAVAIRFAMLAAGYPPVLLYTFTPARTDGLMLGCLLAITETALSARVPQRLLRPLAWACFVAIVATLFFAQRDFMQEVAPAFTLFALLAAALIFTVPRLADGDPLRRAFASPVARYFGRRSYGLYLYHYPIFHAAEAYRQPGNLTNYLLVVAVEVALSLIVTELSWRFLEQPMLRVKKRYSWRRMQITAPTPPRPDFIGRSL; this comes from the coding sequence GTGACTGAAGCGGCCGGCAGACGGGATTATCTCCCCGAGCTTGACGGCCTGCGCGCTTTGTCTGTCGGCTTCGTCCTGCTTGTCCATGCCAGCTATGGCCGGCTGCAGGGCGGCTTTCTCGGCGTCGACATCTTTTTTGTCATCTCGGGTTATCTCATCACGCGCCTGATGATGCTCGAACGCGCGGCGACCGGTCGCGTGGACCTGCGCGAATTTTATCTGCGCCGCGTCTTTCGCATCATCCCGCCGCTACTCGCCTGCCTGATCCTGGCGATGCTGTTATGGACGGGAACGCTTGCCGACCGCCTGCCCGTCGCGGTTGCGGTGATGGCGTTCTTCGCCAATTTTCTGCCTGCGGAGATGCTCGGCAGCCTTGGCCACACTTGGTCGCTTGCGATCGAGGAACAATTTTACGTCGTCTGGCCGATCGTCTTCATTCTCGCGTCGCACCGTGTGTCGAAGTCGGCGGCGATCATCGCCGCGCTGGTCATCGTCTCGGCGGTCGCGATCCGCTTCGCCATGCTTGCGGCCGGATATCCACCGGTCCTGCTCTACACCTTTACGCCGGCGCGGACCGACGGGCTGATGCTCGGTTGCCTGCTGGCGATCACCGAGACAGCGCTGAGCGCGCGCGTGCCGCAACGCCTGCTCCGGCCGCTCGCCTGGGCTTGTTTCGTGGCAATCGTCGCAACCCTATTCTTCGCGCAGCGCGATTTCATGCAGGAGGTCGCACCCGCCTTTACTTTGTTCGCGCTGCTCGCCGCCGCGCTGATCTTCACCGTCCCACGATTGGCCGATGGCGACCCGCTGCGCCGCGCCTTTGCCAGCCCGGTCGCGCGCTATTTCGGGCGCCGCTCCTATGGCCTCTATCTCTACCATTATCCGATCTTCCACGCCGCCGAGGCATATCGGCAGCCGGGCAATTTGACCAATTACCTGCTGGTGGTGGCCGTCGAGGTCGCGCTCTCGCTGATCGTGACCGAATTGTCCTGGCGCTTCCTCGAACAGCCGATGCTGCGCGTGAAAAAACGTTATTCGTGGCGGCGGATGCAAATCACCGCCCCCACCCCTCCGCGACCTGATTTCATCGGAAGATCCCTATGA
- a CDS encoding methyltransferase domain-containing protein yields MPSFALETSRIEARARWPESWRISHHHDDVEIWRGTSDRGYAKMYDQRRRRVLDALRSVASPGAKLLDLAAAQGNYTLAAAAMGYHITGNDPRADLVDYVKLKSPLAERIEFVPGNIFELGDRFAGAFDVALALEVVEHVAHPDQFLAQLATVVKPGGHLIISTPNGGYFLNRLPRFSDCPDASIYEDQQFKPDSDGHIFLLHQDEIATLSKRAGLELVRHEMFTNPLSAGHAKTARLHRILPGALIGAVEGVTAMLPSALTRKLSAASVTILRRPS; encoded by the coding sequence ATGCCGTCATTCGCGCTCGAAACATCTCGGATCGAGGCTCGTGCCCGCTGGCCGGAAAGCTGGCGAATCTCGCACCATCATGACGATGTCGAAATTTGGCGCGGCACATCCGATCGCGGCTATGCGAAGATGTACGACCAGCGCCGCCGCCGCGTACTCGACGCGCTGCGCAGCGTCGCCAGCCCGGGCGCGAAGCTGCTCGATTTGGCAGCCGCGCAGGGCAATTACACGCTTGCCGCCGCGGCAATGGGCTATCACATCACTGGGAACGACCCGCGCGCCGACTTGGTCGATTATGTGAAGCTCAAATCGCCGCTGGCCGAACGGATCGAGTTCGTGCCCGGCAACATCTTTGAACTCGGCGACCGGTTCGCCGGCGCTTTCGATGTCGCGCTCGCACTCGAAGTGGTCGAGCATGTCGCCCATCCCGACCAGTTTCTCGCGCAACTCGCGACAGTGGTAAAACCCGGCGGGCATCTGATCATCTCGACCCCCAATGGCGGTTATTTCCTCAACCGGTTGCCGCGCTTCTCCGACTGCCCCGATGCTTCGATCTATGAGGATCAGCAGTTCAAGCCCGATTCCGACGGGCATATCTTCCTGCTGCATCAGGACGAGATCGCCACGCTAAGCAAACGCGCCGGCCTGGAGCTGGTTCGACACGAGATGTTCACCAACCCGCTTTCTGCCGGCCATGCCAAGACGGCACGACTGCACCGCATCCTCCCTGGCGCACTGATTGGGGCGGTGGAAGGCGTTACCGCCATGTTGCCGAGCGCGCTGACCCGGAAGCTGTCGGCCGCGTCGGTCACCATTCTGCGTCGCCCTTCATAG
- a CDS encoding acyltransferase family protein, producing the protein MSATIAYRPDIDGLRTIAVGSVVAYHAFPALVPGGFVGVDIFFVISGFLITGILVREHERTGRINLAEFYARRVRRLLPALLAVIATTLGLGLWLVPPAGELQSLAQSALAALFFASNIFFTLQPSGYFAAAAETYPLLHTWTLAVEEQFYIVWPLLIPLTGWIAARAGLARRRALWILFGAVFISSLAVSVVGTQLRPTWAFYLTPFRGWEFAIGAMLSLAIRGDRPRWKHGATVLSAIGLILIGLALWTLNHDTPFPGWIALLPTLGAAALLAAGAIAPANPVARLLATSPAVYIGKLSYGWYLWHWPLLAFVRGDALGAPSTAALIAAVVVSFLLSSASYHLIETPVRHQQPSMFRTTGKSLVAGIMLLLIGAVGAGITITIANHQLAGSPRLQAVFAAGTKQADPAISPKCGNYRIVFDTLAPVDSCLIGDRTAKRMIILVGDSHAAHLIPMLDRWGQTAHVAVLPRTRGGCRPLDGQALVVGIVASTTYLAECARFRDAVLAEVGLLAQSGRVVAIVASSRWPDADIMGTLPGPLAEVRSGFAAGLARLSRVAGENGIRLVLVEDTPIFPHHVPRCLARRADDRCAVSRAVAERDHDDASRAISALAGRNPGIRIFDPGALLCATGSCAPMRDGVVLFADDHHLSSIGSATLAGPLRPALDAAILDP; encoded by the coding sequence ATGAGCGCAACAATTGCCTATCGCCCCGATATCGACGGGCTACGGACGATCGCGGTCGGCTCGGTCGTCGCCTACCATGCCTTTCCTGCGCTGGTGCCAGGCGGGTTCGTTGGCGTCGACATTTTCTTCGTCATTTCGGGTTTCCTGATCACAGGCATCCTGGTCCGCGAGCATGAGCGGACCGGACGGATCAACCTCGCCGAATTTTACGCCCGCCGCGTGCGCCGACTGCTTCCCGCCCTGCTCGCGGTGATCGCGACCACCCTCGGACTGGGCCTGTGGCTGGTGCCGCCGGCCGGTGAACTGCAATCGCTCGCCCAGTCGGCGCTTGCTGCACTGTTTTTCGCCTCGAACATCTTTTTCACGCTTCAGCCGTCGGGCTATTTCGCCGCCGCGGCCGAAACCTATCCGTTGCTCCACACCTGGACACTCGCGGTGGAAGAGCAATTCTATATCGTCTGGCCGCTGTTGATCCCGCTGACCGGCTGGATTGCGGCGCGCGCCGGTCTCGCGCGACGTCGCGCGCTGTGGATATTGTTCGGCGCGGTGTTCATCAGTTCGCTCGCGGTCAGCGTTGTGGGCACCCAGTTGCGTCCGACCTGGGCCTTCTATCTCACCCCATTTCGCGGCTGGGAATTCGCCATCGGCGCAATGCTGTCGCTGGCAATCCGTGGCGACCGGCCGCGCTGGAAACACGGCGCGACCGTCCTTTCGGCGATCGGCCTGATCCTGATCGGCCTTGCACTGTGGACGCTTAACCATGACACGCCCTTTCCAGGCTGGATCGCCTTACTGCCGACGCTTGGCGCGGCGGCACTGCTCGCGGCGGGTGCCATCGCGCCGGCAAACCCGGTCGCACGCCTCCTGGCGACCTCGCCCGCCGTCTATATCGGCAAGCTCTCTTATGGCTGGTATCTCTGGCATTGGCCGCTGCTCGCGTTCGTGCGCGGCGATGCGCTGGGCGCGCCGAGCACCGCTGCGCTGATTGCCGCAGTGGTTGTTTCCTTCCTGCTCAGTTCGGCAAGTTATCACCTGATCGAAACCCCGGTTCGTCATCAGCAGCCATCAATGTTCCGGACCACGGGCAAGAGCCTGGTTGCCGGAATCATGCTGCTGCTGATCGGCGCTGTGGGCGCCGGGATCACGATCACCATCGCGAACCACCAACTCGCCGGCTCGCCACGCCTTCAGGCGGTCTTCGCGGCCGGGACGAAACAGGCCGACCCAGCCATCTCACCCAAATGCGGAAATTACCGGATCGTCTTCGACACGCTCGCACCGGTCGACTCCTGTCTGATCGGCGACCGCACGGCGAAACGCATGATCATCCTGGTCGGCGATTCCCACGCCGCGCATCTGATTCCGATGCTCGATCGCTGGGGCCAGACCGCGCATGTCGCCGTCCTTCCCCGCACACGCGGTGGATGCCGGCCGCTCGACGGGCAAGCACTGGTCGTCGGTATCGTCGCCAGTACGACCTATCTCGCCGAATGCGCCCGCTTCCGCGATGCGGTGCTGGCCGAGGTCGGGCTACTGGCCCAATCAGGGCGGGTCGTGGCGATCGTCGCGTCGTCGCGTTGGCCGGATGCGGATATTATGGGCACCCTGCCCGGCCCGCTCGCCGAGGTGCGATCGGGCTTCGCGGCGGGTCTTGCACGGCTGAGCCGGGTCGCCGGAGAGAATGGAATTCGGCTGGTGCTGGTCGAGGATACGCCGATCTTCCCGCATCACGTTCCACGCTGCCTTGCACGGCGCGCCGATGATCGCTGCGCCGTCTCCCGCGCCGTGGCAGAACGCGACCATGACGATGCCAGCCGCGCCATCTCAGCACTGGCCGGTCGCAATCCCGGCATCCGCATATTCGACCCTGGCGCCCTACTTTGCGCGACGGGCAGCTGTGCGCCGATGCGTGACGGCGTCGTGCTGTTTGCCGACGATCATCATCTGTCGTCGATCGGGAGCGCCACGCTCGCCGGACCGCTTCGTCCGGCGCTCGATGCCGCCATCCTCGACCCATGA